A part of Nitrospirota bacterium genomic DNA contains:
- a CDS encoding TetR/AcrR family transcriptional regulator, giving the protein MGRRPKSPGIDEDTRADILAAARTVFALRGFSGTSLREVAESARVNKAMIYYYFQDKVDLYRAVLSDSFDAMQDIWKHEIFQGNAPARQKIQRYIKGFISFQHDNEDLRKILAMEFSTTGAKSGNIKWIAKHYFAKNHAALVTILKAGMKSGELKKMNPLMAVVALIGMIIHSFIYIPISPYIQKKNMDMSSEKLGAFVDEIFFSGLSAPKNVKNRNN; this is encoded by the coding sequence GTGGGCCGACGTCCTAAGTCGCCGGGAATCGACGAGGATACGAGGGCCGATATTCTCGCCGCCGCACGCACGGTCTTTGCGCTCCGGGGCTTTTCCGGGACCTCGCTTCGTGAAGTTGCCGAGTCTGCGCGGGTCAATAAGGCCATGATCTACTACTATTTCCAGGACAAGGTCGACCTGTACCGCGCGGTCCTGTCCGATTCTTTTGACGCCATGCAGGACATCTGGAAGCATGAGATCTTTCAGGGAAATGCGCCGGCCCGCCAGAAGATACAACGATATATAAAAGGTTTCATCAGCTTTCAGCACGACAATGAAGATCTCCGGAAGATCCTCGCCATGGAATTCTCCACGACGGGCGCAAAGAGCGGGAACATCAAGTGGATCGCAAAGCACTATTTCGCGAAAAACCACGCGGCGCTGGTAACAATCCTTAAAGCAGGCATGAAGTCGGGTGAACTCAAAAAAATGAACCCGCTCATGGCGGTGGTCGCTTTGATCGGCATGATCATTCACAGTTTCATCTACATCCCGATCAGTCCTTACATACAGAAAAAGAACATGGACATGTCGTCCGAGAAACTGGGCGCATTTGTCGACGAGATATTCTTCAGCGGGTTGAGCGCACCGAAGAATGTCAAAAACAGAAATAATTGA